From the Lathyrus oleraceus cultivar Zhongwan6 chromosome 4, CAAS_Psat_ZW6_1.0, whole genome shotgun sequence genome, one window contains:
- the LOC127136133 gene encoding uncharacterized protein LOC127136133 — MWLHVDKQNWRFIVICGLYNHDLCDKLAGHPIVCQLMPEEKECVVDMTLNLVKPKNILATLKRKRLENISNIKQVYNIRYQTNKALKGDRSEMQQLLQQFDDNSYVSTYRICKDGVNVRDIFYTHPGSIKLSNTFPTVLILDSTYKTNKYKLILFEMVGVISIEKTHSANLHF, encoded by the coding sequence ATGTGGTTACATGTTGACAAACAAAATTGGAGATTTATTGTCATATGTGGTTTGTATAACCATGATTTGTGTGATAAGTTAGCGGGTCATCCAATTGTGTGTCAGCTCATGCCGGAAGAGAAAGAATGTGTTGTTGACATGACATTGAATTTGGTTAAGCCGAAAAATATACTTGCAACATTGAAACGGAAAAGACTTGAAAATATATCAAATATCAAGCAAGTGTATAATATTCGGTACCAAACTAACAAGGCGCTTAAAGGGGATAGAAGTGAAATGCAACAACTCTTACAACAATTTGATGATAATAGTTACGTGTCTACGTACCGAATATGCAAAGATGGAGTTAATGTTAGAGATATATTTTATACTCATCCTGGTTCCATAAAGTTGTCCAACACGTTTCCTACGGTGCTCATACTTGATTCAACGTATAAGACCAACAAGTATAAGCTTATATTGTTCGAGATGGTTGGTGTTATCTCAATTGAGAAGACACATTCTGCCAATTTGCATTTCTAG
- the LOC127073567 gene encoding DEAD-box ATP-dependent RNA helicase 52C, with protein MAWSDSTTHKQSRPSQPLYVPQFRSNVPPPYNNRTHFPPSEDSSSFNRSTHRPRGRGGYGYGPPRHFPRPEQQQPPRNFNYNHDPPHRNNRPPVEPRIEPENGVVANFEAYESIPVEATGENVPPPVNVFAETELHEDLKNNIERCKYVKPTPVQRYAIPIAVAGRDLMACAQTGSGKTAAFCFPIISGIMKDRLGSGLSAMPRGGGSDVAYPTALILSPTRELSCQIHAEANKFAYQTGVKIAVAYGGAPIGQQLRVLERGVDILVATPGRLVDMIERERVSLKKIKYLALDEADRMLDMGFEHQIRNIVQQMNMPAPGARQTLLFSATFPDNIQKLASDFLSNYVFLAVGRVGSSTELIVQKIESVQDMEKRNRLVDLLRRNVVNGKLALSLIFVETKKGADALESWLCRSGFPAIAIHGDKVQMERERALRSFKRGLTPIMVATDVASRGLDIPHVAHVINFDLPRDIDDYVHRIGRTGRAGQSGLATAFFSSKNMPLAKSLVGLLQEAKQEVPSWLIQYSESSAPGGRGSFGSQRPPWRGNYGGRDFRTAAEPVMVESYNNYNSSYSNYGDNGFHNVPEQVQNYNYNRTYSNGGDHTANTYTDTSLNNQNSNNNTAFDSSNTEVAGGYNYADVGLCEGSDGINGPCGYASVVPTGWD; from the exons aTGGCATGGTCTGATTCAACTACTCACAAACAATCTCGTCCCTCTCAACCCCTCTACGTGCCTCAATTCCGTTCCAATGTTCCTCCTCCCTACAACAACCGAACCCATTTTCCTCCGTCCGAGGATTCATCATCTTTCAATCGCTCCACTCACAGACCACGTGGCCGAGGCGGTTACGGTTATGGTCCTCCACGTCATTTCCCTCGACCCGAACAACAACAACCGCCGCGGAACTTCAACTACAACCACGATCCTCCTCATCGGAACAATCGCCCTCCGGTTGAGCCCCGCATTGAGCCGGAAAACGGCGTCGTTGCGAATTTCGAAGCGTATGAATCTATCCCCGTTGAGGCTACCGGCGAGAACGTGCCTCCGCCGGTGAATGTCTTTGCTGAAACCGAACTTCATGAGGATTTGAAGAATAACATTGAGAGATGTAAGTATGTGAAACCTACTCCGGTTCAGCGTTACGCGATCCCCATTGCTGTTGCCGGGAGAGACCTTATGGCCTGTGCTCAGACTGGGTCTGGTAAAACGGCGGCGTTTTGTTTTCCGATTATATCTGGGATTATGAAAGATCGTTTAGGTTCTGGGTTGTCGGCTATGCCACGTGGCGGTGGTTCCGATGTTGCGTACCCCACTGCACTCATCTTGTCTCCAACTAGGGAGTTATCATGCCAg ATACATGCTGAAGCAAACAAGTTTGCTTATCAAACAGGAGTGAAGATTGCGGTTGCTTACGGGGGTGCTCCTATTGGTCAACAg CTACGTGTTTTGGAGAGAGGTGTTGATATTTTGGTTGCAACTCCTGGGCGTTTGGTGGATATGATTGAAAGAGAAAGGGTTTCTTTGAAGAAGATTAAGTATCTTGCTTTGGATGAGGCTGATCGGATGCTGGACATGGGTTTTGAGCATCAGATTCGCAACATTGTTCAGCAGATGAACATGCCTGCTCCGGGAGCTAGACAGACTTTGCTTTTCAGTGCCACCTTTCCTGATAATATACAG AAGCTTGCATCTGACTTTTTGTCAAACTATGTGTTCCTGGCTGTTGGAAGGGTTGGTTCAAGCACTGAATTGATTGTACAGAAAATTGAATCTGTTCAGGATATGGAGAAAAGGAATCGTCTTGTGGATCTTCTCCGACGCAATGTAGTCAATGGGAAG CTTGCTTTATCTCTTATATTTGTTGAAACAAAGAAAGGAGCAGATGCTTTAGAAAGTTGGCTATGCAGAAGTGGTTTTCCAGCTATTGCAATACATGGTGACAAGGTTCAAATG GAGCGGGAGCGAGCTTTGAGATCTTTTAAACGTGGTCTTACTCCAATAATGGTTGCAACAGATGTTGCTTCTCGAGGATTGGATATACCTCATGTGGCTCATGTTATAAACTTTGACTTGCCGAGAGACATAGATGACTATGTACATAGAATTGGTAGAACAGGCCGTGCTGGTCAGTCTGGTTTAGCAACTGCTTTCTTCAGCAGCAAAAACATGCCACTTGCGAAGAGTCTTGTTGGACTTTTGCAAGAAGCAAAACAAGAAGTTCCTTCTTGGCTAATCCAGTATTCTGAGTCTTCAGCACCAGGTGGACGCGGCAGCTTTGGATCTCAACGGCCGCCCTGGAGAGGCAATTATGGAGGGCGTGATTTCCGGACTGCAGCAGAACCTGTAATGGTGGAGAGTTACAATAACTACAACAGTAGTTACAGTAATTATGGTGATAATGGTTTCCATAATGTTCCCGAACAGGTGCAGAATTACAACTACAACCGCACCTACAGCAATGGAGGAGACCATACTGCCAACACTTATACTGATACCTCTTTAAACAACCAAAACTCTAACAACAATACCGCTTTTGACAGCAGTAATACAGAGGTTGCTGGTGGTTACAATTATGCTGATGTTGGTTTGTGTGAAGGCAGTGATGGCATAAACGGGCCATGTGGTTATGCATCTGTTGTGCCAACTGGATGGGACTGA